The following proteins are co-located in the Bubalus bubalis isolate 160015118507 breed Murrah chromosome 21, NDDB_SH_1, whole genome shotgun sequence genome:
- the LOC102415312 gene encoding mediator of RNA polymerase II transcription subunit 28-like yields LSAPLGGMFSGQPLRPPQPPSGLLGQASLLQAMPGIPRTSNSILVDKLESSFKACFPSLVSQNYVNGTDQEEIRTGVDQCIQKFLDIARQIECFFLQKRLQLSVQKPEQVIKEDVSELRNELQRKDALVQKHLTKLRHWQQVLEDINMQHKKPADIPQGALAYLEQAPANIHAPMKQT; encoded by the exons CTTTCGGCTCCACTGGGAGGCATGTTCTCTGGACAGCCACTCAGACCTCCGCAACCTCCATCGGGGCTCCTGGGCCAGGCTTCGCTTCTTCAGGCCATGCCAGGCATTCCAAGAACTTCTAACAGTATTTTGGTGGACAAGTTAGAGTCATCTTTTAAAGCTTGCTTTCCTTCTCTGGTGAGTC aaaattatgtcaatGGTACAGATCAGGAAGAAATTCGAACTGGTGTTGACCAGTGTATCCAGAAATTCCTGGATATTGCAAGACAGATAGAATGTTTTTTCCTACAAAAAAGATTGCAGTTATCTGTCCAGAAACCAGAGCAAGTTATCAAAGAGGATGTCTCAGAACTGAGGAATGAATTACAGCGAAAGGATGCTCTGGTCCAGAAGCACTTGACAAAACTAAGACATTGGCAGCAGGTGCTGGAGGACATCAACATGCAGCACAAAAAGCCAGCCGACATCCCCCAGGGCGCCCTGGCCTACCTTGAGCAGGCGCCTGCAAATATCCATGCGCCGATGAAGCAAACCTGA